The genome window GGCGTGCCCATAGCAGCGATTTGCCACCAACCTGATAGCCACGGATCCAGTCAAACGGCTTTTCCTGCACATATGGATGCTCATTGTCTTTGGCAAAAAAGTGCGCAGAAGATTCCTTGAAGTTATAGCATCTGCTGGCAATGGGATTTGCATCGGTAACCTCTTTCGGAAGCCTTTCGCGGTGCTCAAACTCCCACGGCATCATATTCGTGGTAGGATAATCCTTAATGTGCTGCACATCGCGGCCGCGTTCCAGCACCAGTGTTTTCAAACCTTTTTCAGTCAGCTCCTTCGCCGACCAGCCGCCGCTGATTCCTGAGCCAATTACGATGGCATCATAAGTGCGGGCTTTTTTACTGTCAATATTAAAATTCGCCATAATTTTTTTGTGAGATAGGAAGGGAACTCCTAGCCTTTTGTAACCGGAACGCAGCCGTGGTAACGTGCCGGGATCATTTCATAATGGGTCAGATTGGTCATCACATATTCCGACGACATATAACCTTGAATCGTCAGGTTTTTAACCATTCCTAAAAACGCTTTCTGGCCTGCGTCGCTGCCTTTGTCCATATCCTGCAAAAGCTGCATGCGCTGATCTTTGCCTGCGTCGGCAAATGATTTACCAAACCGCTGAATGCTCTGCTCGTCCAAGTTGGAAATGCCGCTTTTCAGGCTTGCCTGCGCTTTGCTATCGTAGCAATCTGTCACCATTTTTTGAACAAAACCACCTACGCCCAGTTCGCCTGCACCCGGCGTGTCTGTTTTTGGGATAATGGTTTCCACCATTCCGGTCAATATTTTAGACTGGTCGGCTGTAAGCAATGTACCTTTTTCCAAAGTGCCCTTGCTCCATCCGGATGCCCAAGCAGGCAGCCCCGCCATTGCGCCCATGGCCAGTGCCATGCTTTTAAGCGCTACGCGTCTTTCCATTGTTTTTATGTTTTGAATGTTGTTGTTACGCTGTTGAAAGCTTATTCTTCCAGAAAGTCAAGGTCTCTGCCGTGGGTTTCTGGAATGGTCAGAATGCAGAAAAGGCCTATCGCAAAGCATATGATTCCGACCAGCGCTCCTGAGTTAATGACTGAAAAAGAGTCTTTAAAAGTAGCAAATAATGTTGTCATAAGCACTACGGTCCCGCGCACCATATTAGGCACGGTGGTGGCTGCTGTTGCTCTCAAATTGGTCCCAAACTGCTCAGCACCAATGGTTACGAACATGGCCCAGTAACCAATACCAAACCCCAGTAATCCTGCTACGCCGTAAAATGTTGACACAGATTTAATTCCGGCATACAAATAAACGACGCTCCATATTAACGTAAATATCATCAGATAAAATACAGCCTTCTTACGCGATTCCAGCCAATGACTCAAAAAACCACTGCATAAGTCACCCATAGACAACCCAACGTAACACCACATGATTGATAATCCGGGCTTTACGACTTCTGACAGGCCCAGCGCTTTCCCGAATTCGTTGCTGAATGTGGCCAGGATCCCGATCACAAACCAGGTAGGAAGCCCGATCCCGATGCATTTGAGATAACGGATCAGCCGGTCTTTATTGGTAAAAAGGGCAAAGAAGTTTCCTTTTTCAACATGCTTTTGATTCTTGATATCCTTAAAAATACCGGATTCAAAAACGCCGATCCGCAGCAGCAGCAACGAAATCCCCAGTCCGCCGCCAATGAAATAGGCATAACGCCAATCGAAATATTCTACGGTAAAATAGGCCACTACTGCGCCCAAAAGCCCGATCCCGGCAACCAATGATGTGCCT of Dyadobacter chenhuakuii contains these proteins:
- a CDS encoding MFS transporter gives rise to the protein MATITAERSDFSHLFSAPVIVAALGYFVDIYDLLLFGIVRLPSLASLGLSETEISLTGASILNWQMTGLLLGGILWGVLGDKKGRLSVLFGSIITYSLANIACGFVQDPTTYKLLRFIAGIGLAGELGAGITLVSEILPKHLRAIGTSLVAGIGLLGAVVAYFTVEYFDWRYAYFIGGGLGISLLLLRIGVFESGIFKDIKNQKHVEKGNFFALFTNKDRLIRYLKCIGIGLPTWFVIGILATFSNEFGKALGLSEVVKPGLSIMWCYVGLSMGDLCSGFLSHWLESRKKAVFYLMIFTLIWSVVYLYAGIKSVSTFYGVAGLLGFGIGYWAMFVTIGAEQFGTNLRATAATTVPNMVRGTVVLMTTLFATFKDSFSVINSGALVGIICFAIGLFCILTIPETHGRDLDFLEE
- a CDS encoding gluconate 2-dehydrogenase subunit 3 family protein; the encoded protein is MERRVALKSMALAMGAMAGLPAWASGWSKGTLEKGTLLTADQSKILTGMVETIIPKTDTPGAGELGVGGFVQKMVTDCYDSKAQASLKSGISNLDEQSIQRFGKSFADAGKDQRMQLLQDMDKGSDAGQKAFLGMVKNLTIQGYMSSEYVMTNLTHYEMIPARYHGCVPVTKG